The genomic DNA CGGCAAGCTCGATGTCGACACAGCCGCCGCCGTGGTCGGTGGCATCGCGCGCGGCTGCGAGCTGAGCGGCTGCGCGCTGATCGGCGGCGAGACGGCCGAAATGCCTGGCATGTACCCGGCCGGCGAATACGACCTCGCGGGCTTCGCAGTCGGCGCGGTCGAAAAGTCGTTGATCCTCACGGGCCAGGACGTCAAGCCGGGCGACGTGGTACTGGGCCTGGCTTCGGCCGGCGTGCATTCCAACGGCTTCAGCCTGGTGCGCAAGGTGATCGAGCGTGCCGACAAGGATCTGCCCGCGACGCTCGACGGCCGCCCCTTCCGCGAAGCCGTGATGGCGCCGACCCGGCTCTATGTGAAGCCCGTTCTCGCCGCGCTGGCGAAGCACCCGATCAAGGCCCTGGCGCACATCACGGGCGGTGGCCTGCTCGAAAACATCCCGCGCGTGCTGCCCGAGGGCACGGCCGCGCACCTGCGCAAGGGCAGCTGGCCACAGAGCGAGCTGTTCGCCTGGCTGCAGAAAGTGGCCGGCATCGACGACATCGAGATGAACCGCACCTTCAACAACGGCATCGGCATGGTGGTCGTGATCACCGCCGCCGAAGCGGCCGCCTG from Variovorax sp. PBL-E5 includes the following:
- the purM gene encoding phosphoribosylformylglycinamidine cyclo-ligase, which translates into the protein MNSNPTTPLSYKDAGVDIDAGDALVDRIKPLAKKTMREGVLAGIGGFGALFEVPKRYKEPVLVSGTDGVGTKLKLAFEWNMHDTVGIDLVAMSVNDVLVQGAEPLFFLDYFACGKLDVDTAAAVVGGIARGCELSGCALIGGETAEMPGMYPAGEYDLAGFAVGAVEKSLILTGQDVKPGDVVLGLASAGVHSNGFSLVRKVIERADKDLPATLDGRPFREAVMAPTRLYVKPVLAALAKHPIKALAHITGGGLLENIPRVLPEGTAAHLRKGSWPQSELFAWLQKVAGIDDIEMNRTFNNGIGMVVVITAAEAAACAATLRAAGETVHEIGTIAERGAGAAVVVA